One Cricetulus griseus strain 17A/GY chromosome 5, alternate assembly CriGri-PICRH-1.0, whole genome shotgun sequence genomic window carries:
- the Sft2d2 gene encoding vesicle transport protein SFT2B isoform X3, which yields MDKLKKVLSGQDSEDHSSLSEVVESSSLSWGTRIKGFIACFALGILCSLLGTFLLWVPKKGLSLFAVFYTLGNMASIGSTIFLMGPLKQLKRMFEPTRLIATILVLLCFALTLCSAFWWHKKALALIFCILQSLALTWYSLSFIPFARDAVKKCFAVCLA from the exons ATGGACAAGCTGAAGAAGGTGCTGAGCGGCCAGGACTCCGAGGACCACAGCAGCCTGTCTGAG GTTGTGGAGTCATCGTCCTTAAGCTGGGGTACCAGAATAAAAGGCTTCATCGCATGTTTTGCCCTAGGAATTCTCTGCTCACTGCTG GGTACTTTTCTGCTATGGGTGCCCAAGAAAGGACTGAGCCTCTTTGCAGTGTTTTATACCCTGGGTAACATGGCATCAATTGGGAg TACCATCTTCCTCATGGGGCCCTTGAAGCAGCTGAAGCGCATGTTTGAGCCTACGAGGCTGATCGCCACAATCCTGGTGCTG TTGTGTTTTGCACTTACCCTGTGTTCTGCCTTTTGG tgGCATAAAAAGGCACTAGCGCTCATCTTCTGCATTTTGCAGTCTTTGGCCTTGACATG gtATAGCCTTTCCTTCATACCATTTGCAAG GGATGCTGTGAAGAAATGCTTTGCCGTGTGTCTTGCATAA
- the Sft2d2 gene encoding vesicle transport protein SFT2B isoform X4, whose translation MDKLKKVLSGQDSEDHSSLSEVVESSSLSWGTRIKGFIACFALGILCSLLGTFLLWVPKKGLSLFAVFYTLGNMASIGSTIFLMGPLKQLKRMFEPTRLIATILVLHGCSDGSSAVNHTVLISVSSSSCVLHLPCVLPFGGIKRH comes from the exons ATGGACAAGCTGAAGAAGGTGCTGAGCGGCCAGGACTCCGAGGACCACAGCAGCCTGTCTGAG GTTGTGGAGTCATCGTCCTTAAGCTGGGGTACCAGAATAAAAGGCTTCATCGCATGTTTTGCCCTAGGAATTCTCTGCTCACTGCTG GGTACTTTTCTGCTATGGGTGCCCAAGAAAGGACTGAGCCTCTTTGCAGTGTTTTATACCCTGGGTAACATGGCATCAATTGGGAg TACCATCTTCCTCATGGGGCCCTTGAAGCAGCTGAAGCGCATGTTTGAGCCTACGAGGCTGATCGCCACAATCCTGGTGCTG CACGGCTGTTCAGATGGGTCAAGTGCTGTGAATCACACTGTACTAATCAGCGTTTCTTCTTCCAGTTGTGTTTTGCACTTACCCTGTGTTCTGCCTTTTGG tgGCATAAAAAGGCACTAG